The following are from one region of the Hippocampus zosterae strain Florida chromosome 9, ASM2543408v3, whole genome shotgun sequence genome:
- the rbbp5 gene encoding retinoblastoma-binding protein 5 isoform X2 — MNLELLESFGQNYPEEADGTLDCISMALTCTFNRWGTLLAVGCNDGRIVIWDFLTRGIAKIISAHIHPVCSLCWSRDGHKLVSASTDNIVSQWDVLTGDCDQRFRFPSPILKLQCHPRDMDKVLVCPMKSAPVLLTLSDSKHVVLPVDDDSDLNVVAAFDRRGEYIYTGNAKGKILVLNTDTQDLVASFRVTTGTSNTTAIKSIEFARKGSCFLINTADRIIRVYDGREILTCGRDGEPEPMQKLQDLVNRTPWKRCCFSGDGEYIVAGSARQHALYIWEKSIGNLVKILHGTRGELLLDVAWHPVRPIIASISSGVVSIWAQNQVENWSAFAPDFKELDENVEYEERESEFDIEDEDKSEPEQTGADAAEDEEVDVTTVDPIVAFCSSDEELEDYKALLYLPIAPEVEDPEENPFGPPPDSTPQAGAAEEVQAGSDKKQRPPSSDGAPAKKKARTTNIELQGVPVDEVHPLLGVKGDGKSKKKAAGRPKGSKGKDKDFPFRPKPYRGGERPSFAMDVLGSSGPGGGGGGGGGGMKGRAEGGLATGTLVTQTYKQHDIGGMD, encoded by the exons ATGAATCTTGAACTCCTGG AATCTTTTGGGCAGAACTATCCTgag GAGGCAGATGGAACGCTGGACTGCATCAGCATGGCCCTCACCTGCACCTTCAACCGCTGGGGGACCCTACTGGCGGTGGGCTGCAACGACGGACGTATTGTCATCTGGGACTTCCTGACACGCGGCATTGCCAAAATCATCAGTGCACACATACACCCCGTCTGCTCCTTATG TTGGAGTCGAGACGGCCAcaaactggttagcgcgtccacAGACAACATCGTGTCACAGTGGGATGTGCTGACGGGCGACTGCGACCAACGCTTCCGCTTCCCCTCGCCTATCCTCAAGCTACAGTGCCACCCCAGAGACAT GGACAAAGTGCTGGTGTGTCCCATGAAGTCGGCGCCAGTGCTGCTCACCCTGTCTGACTCCAAACACGTGGTCCTGCCTGTGGACGATGACTCGGACCTGAACGTGGTGGCGGCCTTTGACAGGCGGGGCGAGTACATCTACACCGGCAATGCCAAAGGAAAG ATTCTGGTGTTGAACACAGACACTCAGGACCTGGTGGCGTCGTTCCGAGTCACCACTGGCACCAGCAACACCACCGCCATTAAGTCCATCGAATTTGCACGCAAGGGCAG TTGCTTCCTCATCAACACAGCGGACCGCATCATCCGGGTTTACGACGGCAGGGAGATTCTGACCTGCGGCCGTGACGGCGAGCCGGAACCCATGCAGAAGCTCCAAGACTTGGTCAACAG GACTCCGTGGAAACGCTGCTGCTTCTCCGGGGACGGCGAGTACATCGTTGCTGGCTCAGCCCGGCAACATGCCCTCTACATCTGGGAGAAGAGCATCGGCAACCTGGTGAAGATCCTGCACGGCACGCGAGGCGAACTGTTGCTGGACGTGGCC TGGCATCCCGTGCGCCCCATCATCGCCTCCATCTCAAGTGGAGTGGTGTCTATCTGGGCCCAAAACCAAGTG GAAAATTGGAGCGCTTTTGCTCCAGACTTCAAAGAGCTGGATGAAAACGTCGAGTATGAGGAGCGAGAATCTGAATTTGATATTGAGGATGAGGACAAGAGTGAACCCGAGCAGACAG GTGCGGACGCAGCCGAGGACGAGGAGGTGGACGTCACAACGGTGGACCCCATCGTGGCTTTTTGCAGCAG CgatgaggagctggaggatTACAAGGCTCTGTTGTACCTTCCCATCGCCCCCGAGGTGGAGGACCCTGAGGAGAACCCCTTCGGCCCTCCACCGGACTCCACGCCTCAGGCAGGGGCCGCCGAGGAAGTGCAGGCGGGCAGTGACAAGAAACAGCGGCCGCCGTCCTCCGACGGAGCCCCGGCCAAGAAGAAGGCACGCACTACCAACATCGAACTCCAGGGGGTGCCAGTTGATG AGGTGCATCCCCTGCTGGGCGTGAAGGGCGATGGCAAGTCGAAGAAGAAGGCAGCGGGCCGGCCCAAAGGCTCCAAAGGTAAAGACAAAGACTTCCCCTTCAGACCCAAGCCCTACAGGGGGGGCGAGCGGCCGTCCTTCGCCATGGACGTCCTGGGGAGCTCGGGCccgggaggaggcggaggaggaggaggaggagggatgaAGGGCAGGGCAGAGGGGGGCCTGGCCACAG GGACGCTGGTGACGCAGACATACAAGCAGCACGACATAGGAGGAATGGACTGA
- the rbbp5 gene encoding retinoblastoma-binding protein 5 isoform X1, which yields MNLELLESFGQNYPEEADGTLDCISMALTCTFNRWGTLLAVGCNDGRIVIWDFLTRGIAKIISAHIHPVCSLCWSRDGHKLVSASTDNIVSQWDVLTGDCDQRFRFPSPILKLQCHPRDMDKVLVCPMKSAPVLLTLSDSKHVVLPVDDDSDLNVVAAFDRRGEYIYTGNAKGKILVLNTDTQDLVASFRVTTGTSNTTAIKSIEFARKGSCFLINTADRIIRVYDGREILTCGRDGEPEPMQKLQDLVNRTPWKRCCFSGDGEYIVAGSARQHALYIWEKSIGNLVKILHGTRGELLLDVAWHPVRPIIASISSGVVSIWAQNQVENWSAFAPDFKELDENVEYEERESEFDIEDEDKSEPEQTGADAAEDEEVDVTTVDPIVAFCSSDEELEDYKALLYLPIAPEVEDPEENPFGPPPDSTPQAGAAEEVQAGSDKKQRPPSSDGAPAKKKARTTNIELQGVPVDEVHPLLGVKGDGKSKKKAAGRPKGSKGKDKDFPFRPKPYRGGERPSFAMDVLGSSGPGGGGGGGGGGMKGRAEGGLATDNKGYIGNNNNPRILDAGDADIQAARHRRNGLKRQNK from the exons ATGAATCTTGAACTCCTGG AATCTTTTGGGCAGAACTATCCTgag GAGGCAGATGGAACGCTGGACTGCATCAGCATGGCCCTCACCTGCACCTTCAACCGCTGGGGGACCCTACTGGCGGTGGGCTGCAACGACGGACGTATTGTCATCTGGGACTTCCTGACACGCGGCATTGCCAAAATCATCAGTGCACACATACACCCCGTCTGCTCCTTATG TTGGAGTCGAGACGGCCAcaaactggttagcgcgtccacAGACAACATCGTGTCACAGTGGGATGTGCTGACGGGCGACTGCGACCAACGCTTCCGCTTCCCCTCGCCTATCCTCAAGCTACAGTGCCACCCCAGAGACAT GGACAAAGTGCTGGTGTGTCCCATGAAGTCGGCGCCAGTGCTGCTCACCCTGTCTGACTCCAAACACGTGGTCCTGCCTGTGGACGATGACTCGGACCTGAACGTGGTGGCGGCCTTTGACAGGCGGGGCGAGTACATCTACACCGGCAATGCCAAAGGAAAG ATTCTGGTGTTGAACACAGACACTCAGGACCTGGTGGCGTCGTTCCGAGTCACCACTGGCACCAGCAACACCACCGCCATTAAGTCCATCGAATTTGCACGCAAGGGCAG TTGCTTCCTCATCAACACAGCGGACCGCATCATCCGGGTTTACGACGGCAGGGAGATTCTGACCTGCGGCCGTGACGGCGAGCCGGAACCCATGCAGAAGCTCCAAGACTTGGTCAACAG GACTCCGTGGAAACGCTGCTGCTTCTCCGGGGACGGCGAGTACATCGTTGCTGGCTCAGCCCGGCAACATGCCCTCTACATCTGGGAGAAGAGCATCGGCAACCTGGTGAAGATCCTGCACGGCACGCGAGGCGAACTGTTGCTGGACGTGGCC TGGCATCCCGTGCGCCCCATCATCGCCTCCATCTCAAGTGGAGTGGTGTCTATCTGGGCCCAAAACCAAGTG GAAAATTGGAGCGCTTTTGCTCCAGACTTCAAAGAGCTGGATGAAAACGTCGAGTATGAGGAGCGAGAATCTGAATTTGATATTGAGGATGAGGACAAGAGTGAACCCGAGCAGACAG GTGCGGACGCAGCCGAGGACGAGGAGGTGGACGTCACAACGGTGGACCCCATCGTGGCTTTTTGCAGCAG CgatgaggagctggaggatTACAAGGCTCTGTTGTACCTTCCCATCGCCCCCGAGGTGGAGGACCCTGAGGAGAACCCCTTCGGCCCTCCACCGGACTCCACGCCTCAGGCAGGGGCCGCCGAGGAAGTGCAGGCGGGCAGTGACAAGAAACAGCGGCCGCCGTCCTCCGACGGAGCCCCGGCCAAGAAGAAGGCACGCACTACCAACATCGAACTCCAGGGGGTGCCAGTTGATG AGGTGCATCCCCTGCTGGGCGTGAAGGGCGATGGCAAGTCGAAGAAGAAGGCAGCGGGCCGGCCCAAAGGCTCCAAAGGTAAAGACAAAGACTTCCCCTTCAGACCCAAGCCCTACAGGGGGGGCGAGCGGCCGTCCTTCGCCATGGACGTCCTGGGGAGCTCGGGCccgggaggaggcggaggaggaggaggaggagggatgaAGGGCAGGGCAGAGGGGGGCCTGGCCACAG ACAACAAAGGATACattggaaacaacaacaacccaagaATACT GGACGCTGGTGACGCAGACATACAAGCAGCACGACATAGGAGGAATGGACTGAAGCGACAAAATAAATAG
- the rbbp5 gene encoding retinoblastoma-binding protein 5 isoform X4, producing MNLELLESFGQNYPEEADGTLDCISMALTCTFNRWGTLLAVGCNDGRIVIWDFLTRGIAKIISAHIHPVCSLCWSRDGHKLVSASTDNIVSQWDVLTGDCDQRFRFPSPILKLQCHPRDMDKVLVCPMKSAPVLLTLSDSKHVVLPVDDDSDLNVVAAFDRRGEYIYTGNAKGKILVLNTDTQDLVASFRVTTGTSNTTAIKSIEFARKGSCFLINTADRIIRVYDGREILTCGRDGEPEPMQKLQDLVNRTPWKRCCFSGDGEYIVAGSARQHALYIWEKSIGNLVKILHGTRGELLLDVAWHPVRPIIASISSGVVSIWAQNQVENWSAFAPDFKELDENVEYEERESEFDIEDEDKSEPEQTGADAAEDEEVDVTTVDPIVAFCSSDEELEDYKALLYLPIAPEVEDPEENPFGPPPDSTPQAGAAEEVQAGSDKKQRPPSSDGAPAKKKARTTNIELQGVPVDEVHPLLGVKGDGKSKKKAAGRPKGSKGTLVTQTYKQHDIGGMD from the exons ATGAATCTTGAACTCCTGG AATCTTTTGGGCAGAACTATCCTgag GAGGCAGATGGAACGCTGGACTGCATCAGCATGGCCCTCACCTGCACCTTCAACCGCTGGGGGACCCTACTGGCGGTGGGCTGCAACGACGGACGTATTGTCATCTGGGACTTCCTGACACGCGGCATTGCCAAAATCATCAGTGCACACATACACCCCGTCTGCTCCTTATG TTGGAGTCGAGACGGCCAcaaactggttagcgcgtccacAGACAACATCGTGTCACAGTGGGATGTGCTGACGGGCGACTGCGACCAACGCTTCCGCTTCCCCTCGCCTATCCTCAAGCTACAGTGCCACCCCAGAGACAT GGACAAAGTGCTGGTGTGTCCCATGAAGTCGGCGCCAGTGCTGCTCACCCTGTCTGACTCCAAACACGTGGTCCTGCCTGTGGACGATGACTCGGACCTGAACGTGGTGGCGGCCTTTGACAGGCGGGGCGAGTACATCTACACCGGCAATGCCAAAGGAAAG ATTCTGGTGTTGAACACAGACACTCAGGACCTGGTGGCGTCGTTCCGAGTCACCACTGGCACCAGCAACACCACCGCCATTAAGTCCATCGAATTTGCACGCAAGGGCAG TTGCTTCCTCATCAACACAGCGGACCGCATCATCCGGGTTTACGACGGCAGGGAGATTCTGACCTGCGGCCGTGACGGCGAGCCGGAACCCATGCAGAAGCTCCAAGACTTGGTCAACAG GACTCCGTGGAAACGCTGCTGCTTCTCCGGGGACGGCGAGTACATCGTTGCTGGCTCAGCCCGGCAACATGCCCTCTACATCTGGGAGAAGAGCATCGGCAACCTGGTGAAGATCCTGCACGGCACGCGAGGCGAACTGTTGCTGGACGTGGCC TGGCATCCCGTGCGCCCCATCATCGCCTCCATCTCAAGTGGAGTGGTGTCTATCTGGGCCCAAAACCAAGTG GAAAATTGGAGCGCTTTTGCTCCAGACTTCAAAGAGCTGGATGAAAACGTCGAGTATGAGGAGCGAGAATCTGAATTTGATATTGAGGATGAGGACAAGAGTGAACCCGAGCAGACAG GTGCGGACGCAGCCGAGGACGAGGAGGTGGACGTCACAACGGTGGACCCCATCGTGGCTTTTTGCAGCAG CgatgaggagctggaggatTACAAGGCTCTGTTGTACCTTCCCATCGCCCCCGAGGTGGAGGACCCTGAGGAGAACCCCTTCGGCCCTCCACCGGACTCCACGCCTCAGGCAGGGGCCGCCGAGGAAGTGCAGGCGGGCAGTGACAAGAAACAGCGGCCGCCGTCCTCCGACGGAGCCCCGGCCAAGAAGAAGGCACGCACTACCAACATCGAACTCCAGGGGGTGCCAGTTGATG AGGTGCATCCCCTGCTGGGCGTGAAGGGCGATGGCAAGTCGAAGAAGAAGGCAGCGGGCCGGCCCAAAGGCTCCAAAG GGACGCTGGTGACGCAGACATACAAGCAGCACGACATAGGAGGAATGGACTGA
- the rbbp5 gene encoding retinoblastoma-binding protein 5 isoform X3 yields the protein MNLELLESFGQNYPEEADGTLDCISMALTCTFNRWGTLLAVGCNDGRIVIWDFLTRGIAKIISAHIHPVCSLCWSRDGHKLVSASTDNIVSQWDVLTGDCDQRFRFPSPILKLQCHPRDMDKVLVCPMKSAPVLLTLSDSKHVVLPVDDDSDLNVVAAFDRRGEYIYTGNAKGKILVLNTDTQDLVASFRVTTGTSNTTAIKSIEFARKGSCFLINTADRIIRVYDGREILTCGRDGEPEPMQKLQDLVNRTPWKRCCFSGDGEYIVAGSARQHALYIWEKSIGNLVKILHGTRGELLLDVAWHPVRPIIASISSGVVSIWAQNQVENWSAFAPDFKELDENVEYEERESEFDIEDEDKSEPEQTGADAAEDEEVDVTTVDPIVAFCSSDEELEDYKALLYLPIAPEVEDPEENPFGPPPDSTPQAGAAEEVQAGSDKKQRPPSSDGAPAKKKARTTNIELQGVPVDEVHPLLGVKGDGKSKKKAAGRPKGSKGKDKDFPFRPKPYRGGERPSFAMDVLGSSGPGGGGGGGGGGMKGRAEGGLATDNKGYIGNNNNPRIL from the exons ATGAATCTTGAACTCCTGG AATCTTTTGGGCAGAACTATCCTgag GAGGCAGATGGAACGCTGGACTGCATCAGCATGGCCCTCACCTGCACCTTCAACCGCTGGGGGACCCTACTGGCGGTGGGCTGCAACGACGGACGTATTGTCATCTGGGACTTCCTGACACGCGGCATTGCCAAAATCATCAGTGCACACATACACCCCGTCTGCTCCTTATG TTGGAGTCGAGACGGCCAcaaactggttagcgcgtccacAGACAACATCGTGTCACAGTGGGATGTGCTGACGGGCGACTGCGACCAACGCTTCCGCTTCCCCTCGCCTATCCTCAAGCTACAGTGCCACCCCAGAGACAT GGACAAAGTGCTGGTGTGTCCCATGAAGTCGGCGCCAGTGCTGCTCACCCTGTCTGACTCCAAACACGTGGTCCTGCCTGTGGACGATGACTCGGACCTGAACGTGGTGGCGGCCTTTGACAGGCGGGGCGAGTACATCTACACCGGCAATGCCAAAGGAAAG ATTCTGGTGTTGAACACAGACACTCAGGACCTGGTGGCGTCGTTCCGAGTCACCACTGGCACCAGCAACACCACCGCCATTAAGTCCATCGAATTTGCACGCAAGGGCAG TTGCTTCCTCATCAACACAGCGGACCGCATCATCCGGGTTTACGACGGCAGGGAGATTCTGACCTGCGGCCGTGACGGCGAGCCGGAACCCATGCAGAAGCTCCAAGACTTGGTCAACAG GACTCCGTGGAAACGCTGCTGCTTCTCCGGGGACGGCGAGTACATCGTTGCTGGCTCAGCCCGGCAACATGCCCTCTACATCTGGGAGAAGAGCATCGGCAACCTGGTGAAGATCCTGCACGGCACGCGAGGCGAACTGTTGCTGGACGTGGCC TGGCATCCCGTGCGCCCCATCATCGCCTCCATCTCAAGTGGAGTGGTGTCTATCTGGGCCCAAAACCAAGTG GAAAATTGGAGCGCTTTTGCTCCAGACTTCAAAGAGCTGGATGAAAACGTCGAGTATGAGGAGCGAGAATCTGAATTTGATATTGAGGATGAGGACAAGAGTGAACCCGAGCAGACAG GTGCGGACGCAGCCGAGGACGAGGAGGTGGACGTCACAACGGTGGACCCCATCGTGGCTTTTTGCAGCAG CgatgaggagctggaggatTACAAGGCTCTGTTGTACCTTCCCATCGCCCCCGAGGTGGAGGACCCTGAGGAGAACCCCTTCGGCCCTCCACCGGACTCCACGCCTCAGGCAGGGGCCGCCGAGGAAGTGCAGGCGGGCAGTGACAAGAAACAGCGGCCGCCGTCCTCCGACGGAGCCCCGGCCAAGAAGAAGGCACGCACTACCAACATCGAACTCCAGGGGGTGCCAGTTGATG AGGTGCATCCCCTGCTGGGCGTGAAGGGCGATGGCAAGTCGAAGAAGAAGGCAGCGGGCCGGCCCAAAGGCTCCAAAGGTAAAGACAAAGACTTCCCCTTCAGACCCAAGCCCTACAGGGGGGGCGAGCGGCCGTCCTTCGCCATGGACGTCCTGGGGAGCTCGGGCccgggaggaggcggaggaggaggaggaggagggatgaAGGGCAGGGCAGAGGGGGGCCTGGCCACAG ACAACAAAGGATACattggaaacaacaacaacccaagaATACTGTAG